The sequence CGCGCTGTGCCTGCCGAGTGTCGTGGAAACGGGTCAGCTCTATGATTTTCCGACACGCGGCTTTAAGGGTTTCCCGATACCTGCCTGAACAGGCCATAGGTTGAGGGTTTGGCATTTTGGAGATTTTGATCGGCACCAACCATCTGGCGCTGATGGCCGGTTCCGAGCTGATATGTCTGGAACTGGCCCGTTATTTCCGCAGCTTGGGACATCGCGTCACGCTGTTCACCAATGTCGCGTCGGACCCGATGGCGGGCATGTTCAAGTCGCTGCTCGGGCTGGGCATCGTCACCGACCCACGCGCGATCGCGCCTTTTTCCTATGATGTCGTGTATCTCCAGCATCATGTTGCCGGGCTGTTCGACTACCGTCTGGACTCCGCTTCGCGGGAGCGCACGGCCTTTGTGTTCGGCAAACTGGGGCGCCGGACCTTCATGGAAAGCGGCGGCTGGCGGTTTGATCGCCTGCTGGCCGACGCCTATTTCGCAAATTCCGTGGAAACCGCGCGCAGGCTCAACGAGCTTGAAGTTACCGCGCCCGTTTCCGTTTTCTACAACGCTGCCCCGTCGGCCTATTTCCGGCACCCTCCCGAAGCCGCGCGAAAGCTGGGGAGGATCACCGTCATCACCAACCACCTCGATCCTGCTCTGGCCGCCGCACTGGACCAACTGTCACTCGACATCCAGATTGAGCGGATCGGGCTTCAGTTTCGCCAAAGGCTGGTGAGCCCCGACCTGATCGGCCGTTCCGACCTCGTCATCAGCATCGGCAAGACCATCCCCTATGCGCTTGCCGCGCGTGTGCCTGTCTATGTCTACGACCATTTCGGTGGTCCGGGCTATCTCACGGCCGACAACTTCGCCCTGACAGCGCGATTCAACTTTACCGGCCGCTGCTGCGAGCGGCGGCTGGACCCGGGTGAAATCGCCCGCGAGATCACCGCAGGCTATGCAACCGCGGATGCATTCGCCCGGACACTGGGCGATTCAGTGCTCGAGCGTTACCGGCTGGAGCCCCATCTCGACGCCATGCTCGCCGTGCCGCCTTCCCACAACGCCGCACGTGCGGAACAGCTGGCGCGCGACCCCATGATCGCGCAGGAGCGACTTCTGGCCGCCGATCTGCGCCAGCACTGGCGCAACGCGCAAAACCAGCAGCGGCAGGGACTAAGGTTGAGACACTCCGTGCGCCGCTGGCTTGCCGCCGGCCGCCGCTGGACACGCCACGCCGCCCGCAAAGGGCTGCATGAACTGGGCAAACTGCCTCAGTCCTTCTCGGCGTAGGGATTGTCCTTCTCTCGCAGCGTCAGGCGGATCGGAACGCCGGGAAGGTTGAAAGTGGTGCGCAGATTGTTGACGAGATAGCGCACATAGCTCTCGGGCAGCGCATCGGCGCGCGAGCAGAACAGCACGAAGCTCGGCGGGCGCGCCTTGGGCTGGGTGATGTAGCGCAGCTTGATGCGACGGCCCGACACGGCCGGTGGCGGATGTTGGTCAGTGGTCTCGATCAGCCAGCGGTTCAGCGGATTGGTGGAGACGCGGCGGTTCCACACCTCATGCGCCTGCTGCACCGCCCGCACCAGGCGGTCGAGCCCCTCTCCGGTGAGGGCCGAGACCAGCACCACCGGCGCGCCCTTCACCTGCGGCAGCCGGTCGTCGGCCTCCTGGCGCATGCGGGTGACGAAGCCCTGCTGATCCTTCACCAGATCGGATTTCGAGATCGCCAGCACCACCGCCCGCCCCTCGCGCTCGACGAGGTCGGCGATGCGCACATCCTGCTCCTCGAAGGGATGGGTGGCGTCCATCAGCACGATGACGACTTCGGCGAAGCGCGCGGCGCGCAACCCGTCGGCGACGGACAGCTTTTCCAGCTTGTCGTCAATGCGCGCGCGCTTGCGCATGCCGGCCGTATCGAAGACGCGCAGCTCCACACCGTGGCGCTCCACATCCACGGCGATGGAATCGCGTGTGATGCCGGCTTCAGGCCCGGTCAGCAGCCGGTCCTCCCCCAGCAGGGCGTTGATCAGGGTCGATTTGCCCGCATTCGGCCGCCCGAGAACGGCGACCCGGATGCGTCGCCCGGCTTCCGGGTCTATCCCTTCGTCTTCATCATCTTCGTCCGGCAGGCAAAGCGCCAGCGCACGAAGCAGGTCAGCCATGCCATCGCCATGCTCGGCGGAAAGCTCCACCGGCTCGCCGAGTCCGAGCGCGTAAGCGTCGAGCGTGCCGCTTTCAGATCCCTTGGCTTCAGCCTTGTTGGCCACGAGGATGGTGTGCTTGCCGGAGCGCCGCGCCAATTCGCCAAAGGCGCGGTCGCTCGGTGTGACACCGGCCTTGGCGTCGATCAGGAACAGCAGCACATCGGCATCGGCGATGGCGGCTTCGGTCTGGGCGCGCATACGGCCTTCAAGCGATTCCGCCTTGGCCTCCTCCAGCCCCGCCGTGTCGATGACACGGAAGGAGAGATGGCCGAGCCGCGCATCCCCCTCGCGCCGGTCGCGGGTCACGCCCGGGCGATCATCGACGAGCGCAAGGCGCTTGCCGACCAGACGATTGAACAGCGTCGACTTGCCGACATTCGGCCGGCCGACAATCGCGACGGTCATCGTCATGGGAAAAAGGGGCCTCCGCGCCCGTCAGCTTTACCGGGCCGGCGCAGTAGCGCTCGCCGCTCCGGCCGCCGGCGGCTCGTTCTGGTAGGGATTGTAGGCCGAGTTCGCCGGCTGCGGCGGGGCCTGATTATAGTCGACCCCCGGAACACCTTCGGGGAAAACCGGCTGGCGCGCGCCGGGAAGCGGCTTCTCGCGTTCATTGAACGGATTGAGCGCATCGAGCGTCTCGCAGCCGGCGGCAGCCAGCGTGAGACCGAGAACCGGCAGCAGAAACAGGGCGCGGCGCAGGCGGGAACGAGTGGAGGACGTGTCACGGCGCATCAGCACCTCCTCACGGCGCGGGGGGAGCGGAAGCCGGCGGCGTGGCCGGAGCGGGCTCGGCAGGGGCCGGCGTGGCGGTGGGCGTCCCGGCGGGAGCGGTCGCCGCAGGCACGGCAGCCGCCGGAACCGGCATCGAAGAGGCCGCGAGCGTGCGCATCAACTCGGCGCGACGGCGCAGACCGGGCGGCGTCTGCCCATCGTTGAGGATCGCGGTGAAGGTCTCCGTCGCCGCTTTATAGTCGCCCGCCTTGTACTGGGCGAGGCCGATAATCTCGCGGGCAGAATGGCGGAACGCCCCCTCGGGCGTGTCGAGCGGCTTCATCCGGCCTTCGATGTCGGCGAGCGAAGCCGTATCCACCAGCAGCAGCGCCGCGCGAACCTGGGCAACATTCTGCATCAACGCGCTGACCGACGGGTCCTTCGCCAGCGCGTCGTAATCCGCGACGGCGGCGGGGGCATTGGTCTTGGCAAGTTCGTCGGCCGCTCGGAAACGCGCGAGAAGCCGGTAACCGCTGGTGCCGTCCTTCTCCAGCGCGACGAAAGCGGCTTCGGCTTCCGCCGTCTTGCCCTCGGAAGCGAGCTTCTGGGCCGCCTCGAATTGCGCACCGGCTGCCTGATCCTGCTTCAGCTTCCACCATTCATAACCGCGCCAGCCGGCGACGGCGACGACGATGAGCACGGCCAGGCCAATGACAAAGCCGCCATAGCGGGTCCATAGGCGGCCGAAACGCTCGCGGCGCAGGTCCTCGTCGATCTCGTTGAAGATGTCAGCCATGAAACGTCCGTGAGCAACTCGCCGCGGGCCGCCGCAGCAAGGCGGGGCCGGTACTGATAAAGGGCCGCGTAAACTACCGATGCGGCTTGAACAAGGCAAATCGCGCGGCGGACGGGGCGGCGCCGCGCTTTGCCCCGGAAAGACGCCGCCTAGCCCTTCTTCGGGGCGTAGACGTGCTCCGGACCGGGGAAGCTGCGCGCACGCACCTCGCTGGCATAGGCCTCCACAGCGGCGCCGATGGCGGGCCCGATTTCGGCGAACTTCTTGACGAAACGGGGCACGCGGTCGGACAGGCCGAGCATGTCTTCCAGCACGAGAATCTGGCCGTCGCAGGCCGGCGAGCCGCCGATGCCGATCGTGGGAGGCGCGACCTCTTGCGTGATCTGGCGGGCCAGCGGCTCGGAAATCGCCTCAAGCACGATGGAGAAGGCGCCGGCATCGGCGATGGAGCGGGCGTCGTCGAGAATCAGCGCCGCGCTCGCCTCATCGCGCCCCAGCGCCTTGAACGAGCCGAGCGTGTTGATGGCCTGCGGAGTCAGGCCAACATGACCCATGACCGGCACACCGCGATCGGCGAGAAAGCGCACCGTCTCCGCCATGCGGCGCCCGCCTTCCAGCTTCACGGCGCCGGCGCCGCTTTCCTTCAGCACCCGTGCGGCGGTGGCGAAGGCCTGCTGCGGCGACCCCTCATAGGAGCCGAAGGGCAGGTCCACCACCACCAGCGCCCGCGCCGAGCCGCGCATCACCGCCTGCCCTTGCAGGATCATCATGTCCACGGTCACCGGCACGGTGGTCTCCATGCCGTGCATCACCATGCCGAGCGAATCGCCCACCAGCATGAAGTCGACATGCGGGTCGATCAGGCGGGCGGTATGGGCGTGGTAGGCGGTCAGCGAGACGATGGGCTCGCCGCCCTTCTTCGCGCGGATGTCCGGAGCGGTAAGGCGGCGGACAGCGGACTGAACGGACATGTCAGGCGATTTCCTCGTTTTCCTGCATGGGCTTGCTCAGCCCATGACCGGCACCCCGACGATGTAGGGGTGGAACCAGAAAGAGAGGAAGGCATAAAGCACGACACCCAAGCCCACCGCAATGAGATCACCCCACCAGTGGGTCGGCGCGACGGGGAGCGGCGCCTTCCGGCGCTTGGCCATGATCCGCAGCACCACTGCCCAGGCGAGGATGACGACAGCGAGCGTCACCGTCGCGGCGTCGCCATTGGCGAGAAGATGCGCCAGCGCCCAGGTCTTGATGGCGACGAGGAAGGGAAACTTCAGCCACGCCTTGATATGGCTCGGCACCAGCGCCGCCACGGCGAAGATGGACGAGAACAGCATGAGCAACAGAGCGAGATGGCGCAGACCCACCGGCGGATCATAGAGCTGCGCCGGCCCTTCCGCCCGCCACTGGCCGAAGCCATAGGCGATCATCAGCACGCCGGCGATGGCGAGGATGCCATGCACGATGCGATAGGTGGTGGCCCCCAGCTGCGCCGTGGCCGCTGCGGCCATCTTGCGGCGCGCGGCAATGATGTGAATGGCAACGAACAGGGCGAGCCCCGCCAGCATCAGGATCATGATCATCCTCCCCGTGTGACGGCGCGCACGCTAGAGCGTTTCCAACCCCCGCGCCATCCGGGCAAGGGCCGACTTTTTGTCCCGCCCCGCCGATGCTGGGGGCCGTGGGGATGCGTAAACCATAGGGCGCGTCTGCTCTCCCACCGGCGACGCGCGCATGCCACAATGATGACACCATTGGTGGGAGGAGCGGGAATGAAAGTGCTGGCGTTTCTTGCGCTGGGTCTTGCGTCGGCTCTCGTACAGCCGGCTTCGGCCCAGTCCATGCGGATGGCGGCCGTCGACGCGCCGCCGGCAACGGTCGCAGCGCCGCCGGAGATGAGCCCGCCCTCCACGGCAACCCCGGCCGCGCTCTCCGCACCCGCCGTCTCCACCACGCCGGACAGCTCTCTCCCCGTGACCGCGCCGTCGGCTGCTTCGTCACCGATCGAGGCAGCATCGGCCGGCCCCCTTCCCACCCCGCTCGAAGCCGCAGCGCCGCCACCGCCCGACGTGCAAGTGATGATCAGCGTTTCCAAGCAGCGCATGGTGGTGTCGGTCGCCGGCAAGGAACGTTACGCCTGGCCCGTCTCAACCGCCCGCAAGGGCTACCGGACCCCGCTCGGCACCTACCGGCCGGAACGCATGCACAAGCGCTATTTCTCGCGGAAATACGACAATGCGCCGATGCCCTACGCGATCTTCTTCCACCGGGGCTGGGCGATCCACGGCACGAACGCCATCGGCCGGCTCGGCCGCCCCGCCTCGCATGGCTGCGTGCGCCTGCACCCGAACAATGCCCGCGCGCTCTTCGCCCTGGTAAGCGAACATGGTCGCGCCAACACGCAGATCACGGTCAGCCGCTGAGAGCGGTCCGGAAGGCGGCGCAGGTCACGCCGCCTTCTTCACATCCTTCACATCGGTGAAGACGATGCCCGGCCAGCGATCGCCGGTGTAGCCGATCATGAAGGCCGAGGGGCTGAGGAAGACCAGATCGCCATCAAGGTCTTCCGCCGTCGACAGCCGGTTGCCGGCGGCGAAATCCGCGAGCTTCTTGGGGTCTTCCGACGACACCCAGCGGGCGAGCTGGAATTCCGACATATCGAAGCCGACCTCCAGCCCGTATTCGGCCTCCAGCCGGTTCTTCAGCACGTCGAGCTGCAACGGGCCAACAACGCCGACCAGCGCGGGCGAGCCGTCCGTGGGGCGGAACACCTGAACGACACCTTCCTCGGCCATTTCCTGCAGCGCCTGCTTCAGCTTCTTGGCCTTCATCGCGTCGGGCAGCTTCACCCGGCGCAGAATCTCCGGCGCGAAGGACGGCACGCCGACGAAATTGATGTCCTCGCCCTCGGTGAGCGTGTCGCCGATGCGCAGATTGCCGTGGTTGGGAATGCCCACTACATCGCCGGCATAGGCCTCCTCGGCCAGCTGGCGGTCCTGAGCGAAGAAGAACTGCGGCGTCGCAAGACTCATCGGCTTGCCGGTGCGCACCAGCTTCGCCTTCATGCCGCGCTGAAGCTTGCCCGAGCACAGGCGGGCAAAGGCGATGCGGTCGCGATGGTTCGGGTCCATGTTCGCCTGGATCTTGAACACGAACGCGGTCATCCGCGCTTCCTCGGCCTCCACCTTACGCTTGTCCGCCTGCTGCGCGCGCGGCGGCGGGGCGTAGCGGCCGAGTCCTTCCAGGAGGTCGCCGACACCGAAATTGCGCAGCGCCGAGCCGAAATAGACCGGCGTAAGATGCCCCTCGAGGAAGGCCTGGATGTCGAAGGAGTTGCCGACCTCGCGCACGAGGCCGAGTTCCTCCGCCAGATTCTCCTCATCCAGCGTGACATTGAGCGCGGCGATCTGCGCCATGCTCATCTGCCGCAGCGGGCCGGTCTTCCCCTCGTCGCCATCGAGCAGACGCATGCCGCCAGTGGCGACATCCATGGTGCCGACGAAATCACGCCCCTGGCCCACCGGCCAGGTCATCGGCGTGGTGTCGAGCGCCAGCGTCTTCTCGATCTCGTCGAGAATCTCGAACGGATCGCGGCTCTCGCGGTCCATCTTGTTGATGAAGGTGATGATGGGAATGTCGCGCAGGCGGCACACTTCCAGCAGCTTGCGGGTGCGCGCTTCGATGCCCTTGGCGGCGTCGATCACCATCACCGCCGCGTCAACCGCCGTCAGCGTGCGGTAGGTGTCTTCCGAGAAATCCTCATGGCCCGGCGTGTCCAGCAGGTTGAACACATGGCCGTCGAACTCGAAGGTCATCACCGAGGTCGCGACCGAAATGCCACGCTCGCGCTCGATCGCCATCCAGTCCGAGCGCGTGGAGCGGCGGTCCTTCTTCGCCCGCACCTGCCCGGCAAGCTGGATCGCGCCACCGAACAGCAGCAGCTTTTCGGTCAGCGTGGTCTTACCCGCATCGGGATGCGAGATGATCGCGAAGGTGCGGCGGCGCGCAACCTCGGTGGCGATGGGTGAGGCTGCGGAATTGGAGAGTGCGTTCATGCGAGCCGATGTGGCAGGGAAGCCGCGCCGGATCAAGGGGTGAGCGGCTTTCCGTGATACGGGAAGGCCGCCCTCAGCCGAACTGCTTCTCGTAGAGTTCCGGCTTGAAGCCCACCAGCAGCGTGCCATCGACGTCGAGCACCGGCCGCTTGATGAGGGATGGCTGGGCCTGCATCAGCGCCACCGCCTTCGCCTCATCGATATCGACCTTCTCGGCATCGGGCAGATTACGAAACGTGGTGCCGGCACGGTTGAGCAGGACTTCCCAGCCGATCTTGCCGGCCCAGTTCTGCAGCCGTGCCGCGTCGATGCCGGCAGCTTTGTAATCGTGGAACACATAGACGACGCCCCGCCCGTCAAGCCAGGCGCGCGCCTTCTTCATCGTGTCGCAGTTCTTGATGCCGTAGATCGTGACGCTCATGCTCGTCTCCTCCGCAATACCGCCCCCGTGATAACGGGGACGGCACGGCGTTTGAAGACCGCAGGCCGCGATCTACTTGGCGGTCGCGGCACCGATGGCACCACCGGCAACCGCGCCAATGCCCGCGCCCCAGGCAGCGCCGGTGCCGCCGCCGGCGATGCCGCCGATCACCGCGCCAGTACCTGCGCCGATCACCGCGCCCGTGCCCGCCCGGCGCTGGGTCGTGGTGCAGCCGGCGACGAGGAGAGCGGCGACGGCGATGACAGTGAGCTTCGTGGCGATGGCTTTGGACATTGGCGTTCTCCCCAGGATTCGATGGCTGAAACTACCTCCCACCTGCCCGCCTCACAATCGCGATCGATTAAGCATAAGCACGGAGAGCAACCCAGAAGCGAAGCCCCTCAGCGCCAGCTTCTCACCCAACGGCCGGGTTCGTAGACCCATTGACCTCGACGCAGCACCCAGCGCGGGCCGACATATTCAAAGCCGCGGCGGTTTTCTTCCCAGTGGCCGGCTGACCAGACCCATCCCCGCCCCGGCCACCAGGCCCAATGTCCCGGCACCCAAGCGTAACCCCGGCGTGGCGCCGGGCGAGGCTCGCGTCGGGGAGCCGGCGGAGGGCTCGTCGGCGCGGACTGCGCCTGTGCCGTCTGATGCGCGGCGATACCGAGCGGCGCGGAGAGAAGGGCGGCAGCGACCTTGAGAAGGGATCGACGCGAGAGCATCAGGCTCACTCCAGCTTGAAAGAGGCGCGGCGACAGCCAAGCCCTCAGCAGGGCGTGGACGTCACAAAGCTGGATGATGACCGCCGCGCGCTGCCCACGCAATCGTCGCGGGCTCGCGGTATCGTGGCCTGAGATTCAACGTCGAAAAGGTGTATGATGGTGCCAACCGCCGGACGGGCAACGATCCGGCAGGCCGGGAGGTCGCCATGCACCGCTATCAACGCCGTCTACGCCTTTTCCTCGCCGTCACGCTGTTTTCTGCCCTCGCCGTCAGCGCCGCCGCCGCGCAGGAGCCGGGAGCCGATGCCACCTGGAAGTCGCTGCGGCCGGATATCTTCGGCGAGCGTCCCATTGAGGAGGCGAGTCCGCTTGTTCGCCTCACCGCCCCCAAACGGGCGGAGGACGCCGCCATGGTGCCGATCGACGTGGAAATCGTGTTGCCCGAGGGCGATCCGCGCACCGTATCCAAGCTGACGCTGATCGTCGACGAGAACCCCGCCCCGCTTGCGGCCACATTCACCTTCGGTGGCAATCGCCGCGATGTGGCGCTCGGCACCCGGCTGCGGGTGAACTCCTATTCCTATGTGCGCGCCATCGCGGAGACCAGCGACGGCGGCCTGCACATGGCCGAGCGCTATGTAAAGGCCTCGGGCGGCTGCTCCGCCCCGGCAATGAAGGACGAAGAAGCGCAGCTGAAAAATCTCGGCCAGCTCAAGCTGAAATCGGTGAAGGCGGACGGGATGGATGACGCCAGCCAGGCGAGCCGCGTCTCGCAGCTGCAGCTGATGATCCGTCACCCCAACTATTCCGGCCTGCAGATGGACCCGCTGACGCGGGCCTATATCCCCGCCAAGTTCGTCGACAATATCCGCGTGACCCAGGGCGACGAGCTGATCTTCTCCATGGTCGGCGGCATCTCGCTCAGCGAGGATCCTGCGATCCGCGTCTCCTACGACCCGGATGGCAAGGAAGTCCATGTCGACGCCGGCGATACGGACGGACGCAAGTTCGAGGGCGAGCTGAAGCCGGCGAGTTGACCGCCGGGCCAGCAACAAGCGGGAGCCACGGATCGCGCCGCTCCCGCCCTCCCGCCTTCGATCAATAGAAACAGGTGACTTCCGCTTCCGCCTGCGCCCGATGCAGATCGGCCACGATGTCGCGGAACAGGCCCGTATTGCGGAACAGCTCGGCCTGCTGCCCCGCCACCTGGCTGACGCTCATGATGGTTTCGGCTTCCTCATAGCGCTCATAGGGCATGATGGTCGCGATGGTGTCGATCGAGCAGGAGCACTTTTCAAGCGCCTGCCGCGTCTGGCCGTTCACGATCATGCAGGCGAACACATAGTCGGCCCGCGCCGCCGTGGGGTAATCGTTGATCAGGCCGGAAGTCGGCGCCTTGGGCACCGGCTTGCGCGCGCCGGCGGTGAGGCCGGGAGACAGCGTCTCCTGCGCCAGCACGCCGCCGGCCCCCAGCAGCGTGAACATCAGGACGGCGGCGAGATGCCCCGCCTTCGCCGTCCGCACGGACCGTGTGTTCGCCATGGTCATTCCTCTCCTGGGGCGGCCGCCTATTTCACTGCTGGCGTGTGGGTCACGCCGGTCAGCGTAAGGCTGGTCTCGATCATGTTGGAGCTGCCATCCG comes from Ancylobacter polymorphus and encodes:
- the der gene encoding ribosome biogenesis GTPase Der, which gives rise to MTMTVAIVGRPNVGKSTLFNRLVGKRLALVDDRPGVTRDRREGDARLGHLSFRVIDTAGLEEAKAESLEGRMRAQTEAAIADADVLLFLIDAKAGVTPSDRAFGELARRSGKHTILVANKAEAKGSESGTLDAYALGLGEPVELSAEHGDGMADLLRALALCLPDEDDEDEGIDPEAGRRIRVAVLGRPNAGKSTLINALLGEDRLLTGPEAGITRDSIAVDVERHGVELRVFDTAGMRKRARIDDKLEKLSVADGLRAARFAEVVIVLMDATHPFEEQDVRIADLVEREGRAVVLAISKSDLVKDQQGFVTRMRQEADDRLPQVKGAPVVLVSALTGEGLDRLVRAVQQAHEVWNRRVSTNPLNRWLIETTDQHPPPAVSGRRIKLRYITQPKARPPSFVLFCSRADALPESYVRYLVNNLRTTFNLPGVPIRLTLREKDNPYAEKD
- a CDS encoding tetratricopeptide repeat protein, which encodes MADIFNEIDEDLRRERFGRLWTRYGGFVIGLAVLIVVAVAGWRGYEWWKLKQDQAAGAQFEAAQKLASEGKTAEAEAAFVALEKDGTSGYRLLARFRAADELAKTNAPAAVADYDALAKDPSVSALMQNVAQVRAALLLVDTASLADIEGRMKPLDTPEGAFRHSAREIIGLAQYKAGDYKAATETFTAILNDGQTPPGLRRRAELMRTLAASSMPVPAAAVPAATAPAGTPTATPAPAEPAPATPPASAPPAP
- the panB gene encoding 3-methyl-2-oxobutanoate hydroxymethyltransferase: MSVQSAVRRLTAPDIRAKKGGEPIVSLTAYHAHTARLIDPHVDFMLVGDSLGMVMHGMETTVPVTVDMMILQGQAVMRGSARALVVVDLPFGSYEGSPQQAFATAARVLKESGAGAVKLEGGRRMAETVRFLADRGVPVMGHVGLTPQAINTLGSFKALGRDEASAALILDDARSIADAGAFSIVLEAISEPLARQITQEVAPPTIGIGGSPACDGQILVLEDMLGLSDRVPRFVKKFAEIGPAIGAAVEAYASEVRARSFPGPEHVYAPKKG
- a CDS encoding NnrU family protein, with translation MILMLAGLALFVAIHIIAARRKMAAAATAQLGATTYRIVHGILAIAGVLMIAYGFGQWRAEGPAQLYDPPVGLRHLALLLMLFSSIFAVAALVPSHIKAWLKFPFLVAIKTWALAHLLANGDAATVTLAVVILAWAVVLRIMAKRRKAPLPVAPTHWWGDLIAVGLGVVLYAFLSFWFHPYIVGVPVMG
- a CDS encoding L,D-transpeptidase; its protein translation is MKVLAFLALGLASALVQPASAQSMRMAAVDAPPATVAAPPEMSPPSTATPAALSAPAVSTTPDSSLPVTAPSAASSPIEAASAGPLPTPLEAAAPPPPDVQVMISVSKQRMVVSVAGKERYAWPVSTARKGYRTPLGTYRPERMHKRYFSRKYDNAPMPYAIFFHRGWAIHGTNAIGRLGRPASHGCVRLHPNNARALFALVSEHGRANTQITVSR
- a CDS encoding peptide chain release factor 3 — protein: MNALSNSAASPIATEVARRRTFAIISHPDAGKTTLTEKLLLFGGAIQLAGQVRAKKDRRSTRSDWMAIERERGISVATSVMTFEFDGHVFNLLDTPGHEDFSEDTYRTLTAVDAAVMVIDAAKGIEARTRKLLEVCRLRDIPIITFINKMDRESRDPFEILDEIEKTLALDTTPMTWPVGQGRDFVGTMDVATGGMRLLDGDEGKTGPLRQMSMAQIAALNVTLDEENLAEELGLVREVGNSFDIQAFLEGHLTPVYFGSALRNFGVGDLLEGLGRYAPPPRAQQADKRKVEAEEARMTAFVFKIQANMDPNHRDRIAFARLCSGKLQRGMKAKLVRTGKPMSLATPQFFFAQDRQLAEEAYAGDVVGIPNHGNLRIGDTLTEGEDINFVGVPSFAPEILRRVKLPDAMKAKKLKQALQEMAEEGVVQVFRPTDGSPALVGVVGPLQLDVLKNRLEAEYGLEVGFDMSEFQLARWVSSEDPKKLADFAAGNRLSTAEDLDGDLVFLSPSAFMIGYTGDRWPGIVFTDVKDVKKAA
- a CDS encoding ArsC family reductase; protein product: MSVTIYGIKNCDTMKKARAWLDGRGVVYVFHDYKAAGIDAARLQNWAGKIGWEVLLNRAGTTFRNLPDAEKVDIDEAKAVALMQAQPSLIKRPVLDVDGTLLVGFKPELYEKQFG
- a CDS encoding YMGG-like glycine zipper-containing protein; its protein translation is MSKAIATKLTVIAVAALLVAGCTTTQRRAGTGAVIGAGTGAVIGGIAGGGTGAAWGAGIGAVAGGAIGAATAK
- a CDS encoding quinoprotein dehydrogenase-associated SoxYZ-like carrier; translated protein: MHRYQRRLRLFLAVTLFSALAVSAAAAQEPGADATWKSLRPDIFGERPIEEASPLVRLTAPKRAEDAAMVPIDVEIVLPEGDPRTVSKLTLIVDENPAPLAATFTFGGNRRDVALGTRLRVNSYSYVRAIAETSDGGLHMAERYVKASGGCSAPAMKDEEAQLKNLGQLKLKSVKADGMDDASQASRVSQLQLMIRHPNYSGLQMDPLTRAYIPAKFVDNIRVTQGDELIFSMVGGISLSEDPAIRVSYDPDGKEVHVDAGDTDGRKFEGELKPAS